One genomic region from Leptospira tipperaryensis encodes:
- a CDS encoding HD domain-containing phosphohydrolase: protein MSQKFPKYIITDSRSIAKRLIPVASRLEVQFLELKDFFESESIRDSIGFINVIFYLTIPTLKEHQRQIHKQFQSNPLILSRFILNDNLDYTESSDLKIEDDLIFAILPEISSDVILNKTILNAFTQIQMITDQFDLQHKVNTTKYEISKLTRIGISLADEKDFNKLLREIIFSAREISVADSGSLYLVEKDELGFIRNLRFKISSMDIDTEEFLLPINKSSIAGYVAATGKILNIPDVYDLPEDAEYTFNSNFDVLSNYHTKSMLVVPMKNHRNEVVGVIQLINKKRNFNQKLTVDQMKGKDILPFDDYSAQLVMSVAGQAAVAIQNNNLLQEIETLFEGFVTASVNAIESRDPTTSGHSFRVALLTVGLAEIVDQVGDGKYGHIKFSKEQIKEIRYASLLHDFGKVGVREKVLVKSKKLEDYELELIRWRFQYIKKDIESRILQKKADYLKKHGGAGFSDYETSLEFELQVEYQKLDQMFQIVIDSNEPSILEESNFQMLEEIAKVNYSTTAGESLNLISPYEFGFLTIKKGSLDFAERKEIESHVEHTFQFLSKIPWTGDLKMVPSIAHAHHEKLDGTGYPRGLAGDSIPVQSRIMTISDIFDALTDKDRPYKRAVSLERALDILHMEARDNHVDPDLLKIFVEGKVYERLSNSGYLR from the coding sequence ATGAGTCAGAAGTTCCCTAAATACATAATCACGGACTCACGTTCAATTGCCAAAAGACTCATTCCGGTGGCTTCTCGTTTAGAAGTTCAATTTTTGGAATTAAAAGATTTTTTCGAGTCCGAATCCATCCGTGATTCCATCGGCTTTATAAACGTTATCTTCTATCTAACGATTCCTACACTCAAAGAACATCAGAGACAAATTCATAAGCAGTTCCAGAGTAACCCTCTGATTCTCAGTCGTTTTATTCTGAACGATAACCTCGATTATACGGAATCATCGGATTTGAAAATCGAAGACGATTTGATTTTCGCAATTCTTCCGGAGATTTCCTCGGACGTCATTTTAAATAAGACGATCCTCAACGCATTCACTCAAATTCAGATGATCACGGATCAATTCGATCTTCAACACAAGGTCAATACTACAAAATACGAAATTTCAAAGTTGACTCGGATCGGAATCAGTCTCGCAGACGAGAAGGACTTTAATAAACTCCTGAGAGAGATTATTTTTAGCGCGAGAGAGATCTCGGTGGCCGACTCGGGCTCCCTTTATCTGGTTGAAAAAGACGAGCTTGGATTTATAAGAAATTTGAGATTTAAGATTTCATCGATGGATATCGATACGGAAGAATTCTTACTTCCTATTAATAAATCGAGTATCGCCGGTTATGTGGCGGCGACCGGAAAAATTCTGAATATCCCCGACGTGTATGACCTTCCCGAAGACGCGGAGTATACGTTTAACAGTAATTTCGACGTTCTTTCCAATTATCATACGAAGTCAATGCTCGTCGTTCCCATGAAAAATCATAGGAACGAAGTCGTGGGTGTCATTCAACTTATCAATAAAAAACGGAACTTTAATCAGAAGCTGACTGTGGATCAGATGAAGGGAAAAGATATTCTTCCTTTTGACGATTATTCCGCCCAGCTCGTTATGAGCGTAGCGGGCCAAGCCGCCGTTGCAATTCAGAATAATAATCTTTTGCAAGAGATAGAAACGCTCTTTGAGGGATTTGTCACTGCGTCGGTAAACGCGATCGAATCTCGGGACCCGACTACGAGCGGTCATTCCTTTCGCGTGGCGCTGCTTACGGTGGGTCTTGCGGAAATAGTGGATCAAGTCGGAGACGGAAAATACGGGCATATCAAATTCTCCAAAGAACAAATCAAAGAAATACGTTATGCGTCATTACTTCATGATTTTGGAAAGGTCGGAGTTCGAGAAAAGGTTTTGGTCAAATCCAAAAAACTGGAAGACTACGAGCTTGAGTTGATTCGATGGAGATTTCAATATATCAAAAAAGATATCGAGTCAAGAATTCTCCAAAAGAAAGCCGATTATCTCAAAAAACACGGAGGTGCGGGGTTTTCCGATTATGAAACTTCTCTGGAATTCGAGCTTCAGGTAGAATATCAAAAACTAGATCAGATGTTTCAGATCGTGATCGATTCGAACGAACCTTCTATTTTAGAAGAATCTAATTTTCAAATGTTGGAAGAGATCGCAAAAGTGAATTATTCCACGACTGCGGGCGAAAGTCTGAATCTTATTTCTCCGTATGAATTCGGTTTTCTCACGATCAAAAAAGGTTCCTTAGATTTTGCGGAGAGAAAAGAAATTGAATCACACGTGGAACATACGTTTCAATTTTTGAGTAAAATTCCTTGGACCGGGGACTTAAAAATGGTTCCTTCCATTGCTCACGCGCATCACGAAAAGCTGGATGGGACGGGTTATCCGAGAGGTTTGGCGGGAGATTCGATTCCGGTTCAATCTCGAATCATGACAATCTCCGATATTTTTGACGCCCTCACGGATAAAGATCGTCCTTATAAAAGAGCGGTTTCCTTGGAAAGAGCATTAGATATTTTGCACATGGAAGCCCGTGATAACCACGTCGATCCGGATCTACTTAAAATTTTCGTAGAAGGCAAAGTCTACGAACGACTTTCCAATTCCGGATATCTGCGTTAG
- a CDS encoding DUF4345 domain-containing protein — MKSDSSLSMSERIVQICLFLVAFIAMFGGALQMYLGEPTTTPRLDNVHRFMAGVYFSTGLISGWTAWTIQKQNVLVYLLALGVFLAAVGRLVSISVVGLPEPAALWLGYLVPELVIPPIVVIAQRISDKNKGK, encoded by the coding sequence ATGAAATCAGATTCTTCCTTATCGATGAGTGAACGTATTGTCCAAATTTGTTTGTTTCTTGTGGCATTCATTGCAATGTTTGGCGGGGCTTTACAAATGTATCTCGGCGAGCCTACGACGACTCCGAGGTTGGATAACGTGCATCGATTTATGGCGGGAGTCTATTTTTCTACGGGCCTTATCAGCGGCTGGACTGCTTGGACGATACAAAAACAAAATGTTTTGGTCTACTTACTCGCGTTGGGAGTATTTCTCGCGGCGGTCGGAAGGCTCGTTTCCATCAGCGTTGTCGGTTTGCCCGAGCCCGCGGCACTCTGGCTTGGTTATCTCGTTCCTGAACTTGTAATTCCACCGATCGTCGTAATCGCGCAACGAATCAGCGATAAAAACAAGGGTAAATAG
- a CDS encoding GFA family protein, with protein MNHPNPYSGGCACGSIRYNISDEPIFMNDCQCRDCQRMSGTGHGSYLTFPSRTTVTLTGEAAHFNMVGDSGSIKTSGFCSKCGSPVYMTFSGMPELFTVHAASLDDPNRFKSQVVTYAMRGYTWDHLDPSLPKFEKMPPTS; from the coding sequence ATGAATCATCCGAATCCCTACTCCGGCGGCTGCGCTTGCGGTTCAATTCGTTATAACATTTCCGATGAACCGATATTTATGAATGATTGCCAGTGTCGAGACTGTCAGCGGATGAGTGGCACAGGCCATGGATCCTATCTGACGTTTCCATCCCGGACAACCGTAACGCTTACTGGCGAGGCCGCGCACTTTAACATGGTCGGCGACAGTGGCAGTATCAAGACTAGCGGCTTCTGCTCAAAGTGCGGCTCTCCGGTGTATATGACATTCTCTGGAATGCCGGAACTTTTTACTGTGCACGCTGCAAGTCTCGATGATCCGAATCGATTCAAGTCGCAGGTTGTGACCTACGCTATGCGTGGTTATACTTGGGACCACCTCGATCCGTCACTGCCAAAATTTGAAAAGATGCCGCCAACATCCTGA
- a CDS encoding SRPBCC family protein, which produces MEKPSFVYVTYIVSTPEKVWGALIDPEITRQYWLDPLAKNPAHINVSNWETGSEWRHERLDDERTIDIVGKVVESNPPRRLVITWARPKEVEEESKHSRVTFDIEPYAEGLVRLVVTHEDLDPQMFAGISIGWPGVLSNLKTFLESGRALAKHIS; this is translated from the coding sequence ATGGAAAAGCCTAGTTTCGTCTATGTCACTTACATAGTCAGCACACCGGAGAAAGTATGGGGTGCATTGATTGATCCGGAAATAACACGCCAATATTGGCTCGATCCATTAGCTAAGAATCCGGCGCACATAAACGTTTCGAATTGGGAAACCGGTTCGGAATGGAGGCACGAGCGCCTGGATGACGAACGGACAATCGACATCGTAGGCAAGGTTGTCGAAAGTAATCCCCCTCGTCGTCTTGTGATTACATGGGCCAGGCCGAAGGAAGTTGAAGAAGAATCAAAACATTCGCGGGTAACATTTGATATTGAACCATATGCAGAGGGGTTAGTTCGTCTCGTTGTTACTCACGAAGATCTAGATCCTCAAATGTTCGCGGGAATATCCATTGGTTGGCCCGGCGTTCTCTCCAATCTCAAAACATTTCTGGAGTCAGGTCGCGCTTTAGCAAAACACATCTCGTGA
- a CDS encoding ArsR/SmtB family transcription factor, whose protein sequence is MSKEMEAVDKVFKALADPSRRKVLDLLYANNGQPLSALCEQLNMQRQSATQHIDILINAILVTVVWKGREKLHFINPVPIYEVYERWVRKFEQNRLRFLHDLKTQLEGENDGKA, encoded by the coding sequence ATGTCGAAAGAAATGGAAGCGGTTGACAAGGTGTTCAAGGCGTTGGCTGACCCGAGTCGCAGAAAAGTTCTCGATCTTCTTTATGCCAACAACGGCCAACCTCTTTCAGCTCTCTGCGAACAGTTGAATATGCAGAGACAATCAGCGACACAACACATAGACATTCTAATCAATGCGATTCTGGTAACGGTTGTCTGGAAGGGTCGAGAGAAACTCCACTTCATTAACCCAGTACCGATTTACGAGGTCTATGAACGTTGGGTTAGAAAATTTGAACAGAATCGCTTAAGATTTTTACACGACCTGAAAACGCAGCTCGAAGGAGAGAACGATGGAAAAGCCTAG
- the murD gene encoding UDP-N-acetylmuramoyl-L-alanine--D-glutamate ligase, whose product MKFPESLKDQKTLVLGGGISGNSALDLLITLGADPILCDRNPPTSSRIAFLSDSTEPNSLPPISLIIKSPGILPTHPILLFAKEKGIPVFSEIDLGRHFFQGRIIGITGTDGKSTTTALTAHLLKKDFPDLREGGNLGIPFTSFCKEPISLAVLELSSYQLDDSSPLQLNASVFLNLAPDHLERHKTMENYFQAKLKIADLKNQNHSLIVSQKIKERILNTVEFQCKLLSFGRIPEADAFLDENSLKIRTAKFEYDLSLFHLPGTHNRENLAASILAAEAIGGKPESIQYQIPLFKGLPHRFQIAGEKNGFSFINDSKSTNLHSMLAGMSTWKKREHTCLILGGRPKQEDPKPLYDFLIQGIGCVILIGEGRPVWEEGIRKLIGAKLFAVETLEEAFTILKNGKTNSSPTQEETFQIHLENGIQISSVVFSPACASFDQYKNFEERGNHFLSLVESFLKEDR is encoded by the coding sequence ATGAAATTTCCCGAGTCCCTAAAAGACCAGAAGACTCTCGTTCTTGGTGGAGGAATCTCCGGAAATTCTGCATTGGATCTTTTGATCACTCTGGGAGCGGATCCCATTCTCTGTGATCGAAACCCTCCGACTTCAAGCCGAATCGCTTTTCTTTCGGATTCTACCGAACCCAATTCTCTTCCTCCAATCTCTCTTATCATAAAGTCTCCGGGTATTTTACCAACTCATCCGATTCTTCTCTTTGCAAAAGAAAAAGGAATTCCTGTGTTTTCGGAAATCGATCTCGGAAGACATTTCTTCCAGGGAAGAATCATAGGAATCACCGGAACGGACGGGAAGTCGACGACGACTGCGCTCACGGCTCATCTTTTGAAAAAGGATTTTCCGGATCTGAGAGAAGGCGGCAATCTCGGAATTCCATTCACTTCCTTTTGTAAGGAGCCGATCTCGTTAGCGGTTCTCGAACTTTCCAGCTATCAATTAGATGACTCCTCTCCTCTCCAATTAAACGCGTCCGTATTTTTAAATCTTGCACCCGATCATTTAGAAAGACACAAGACTATGGAAAATTATTTCCAAGCAAAGTTAAAGATCGCGGATCTTAAAAATCAAAATCATTCTCTGATCGTTTCGCAGAAGATCAAAGAAAGAATCCTGAACACCGTAGAGTTTCAGTGTAAACTTTTGAGTTTTGGAAGAATCCCGGAAGCGGATGCGTTCTTAGATGAGAATTCTCTGAAGATCCGTACTGCAAAATTCGAATACGATCTTTCTCTGTTTCATCTTCCCGGAACTCACAATCGAGAGAATCTCGCGGCTTCCATTCTTGCAGCCGAAGCGATCGGAGGAAAACCGGAATCGATTCAATATCAGATCCCACTCTTCAAAGGTCTTCCACATCGTTTTCAAATCGCAGGAGAGAAAAACGGCTTTTCGTTTATCAACGATTCTAAATCGACAAATCTTCATAGTATGCTCGCGGGAATGTCCACTTGGAAGAAACGAGAGCATACCTGTCTCATTTTAGGCGGAAGGCCGAAACAAGAGGACCCAAAACCACTTTATGATTTCCTAATACAAGGAATCGGCTGTGTGATTCTCATCGGGGAAGGCCGTCCCGTTTGGGAAGAAGGGATTCGAAAACTCATCGGAGCCAAACTCTTCGCAGTGGAAACCTTAGAGGAAGCTTTTACGATCCTAAAGAATGGAAAAACAAATTCATCCCCTACTCAAGAAGAAACTTTTCAAATTCATTTAGAGAATGGAATCCAAATCTCTTCGGTCGTTTTTTCTCCCGCTTGCGCGAGCTTCGATCAATATAAGAATTTTGAAGAAAGAGGAAATCACTTTCTTTCTCTCGTTGAATCCTTTCTGAAAGAAGACAGATAA
- a CDS encoding STAS domain-containing protein — MLDHKVRDGVLIVYLKGRLDVSIANEVEENLNDLIDNQGHKKVILNMQEVDYMSSSGFRACISTLRKLNSKEGALKISNIKPAVKRIFDVIELTSLFDIRETEEEALKSF, encoded by the coding sequence TTGCTCGATCACAAAGTACGCGACGGTGTTTTGATTGTTTATCTCAAAGGACGTTTGGATGTTTCCATCGCCAATGAAGTAGAGGAAAATCTGAATGATCTGATCGACAATCAAGGTCATAAAAAAGTAATTCTGAATATGCAGGAAGTGGATTATATGTCTTCGTCCGGTTTCAGAGCTTGTATCTCCACCCTTAGAAAGCTCAACTCCAAAGAGGGTGCATTAAAGATTAGTAATATAAAACCTGCAGTCAAACGTATCTTTGACGTAATCGAACTTACCTCTCTTTTTGACATTCGCGAAACTGAAGAAGAGGCTTTGAAATCTTTCTAA
- a CDS encoding indole-3-glycerol-phosphate synthase yields the protein MSSTQLHRVLREIIATKQNEIKVTPSFDPIPYKGLGLRESLRSRNFSIIAECKKKSPSAGEIRSEYDPVKIASTYEDCGASAISVLTDRDYFGGSLEDLKNVSSKVRIPVLRKDFILDEVQIREARAYGASAILLIVRILTPEQIKTFLKSASSLGMDSLVEVHTSEEAKLALDCGAEIIGINTRDLDTFQIHQNLVEEVSSFLPPNVIKVGESGVKNRSDLDNFRKLVDAALIGTYFMEKSDIHKAWLELF from the coding sequence ATGTCTTCCACTCAATTGCACCGGGTTCTCCGGGAAATCATCGCCACCAAACAAAACGAAATCAAAGTGACTCCGAGTTTCGATCCGATTCCCTATAAAGGACTCGGACTTCGGGAATCGCTCAGAAGTCGTAACTTCTCGATCATCGCGGAATGTAAAAAGAAAAGCCCTTCCGCCGGTGAAATTCGTTCCGAATATGATCCGGTAAAAATTGCGAGCACTTATGAAGATTGTGGAGCTTCTGCGATTTCGGTTTTGACGGATCGAGATTATTTCGGTGGTTCCCTGGAAGATCTGAAGAATGTTTCTTCCAAAGTAAGAATTCCCGTTTTGAGAAAGGACTTTATTTTAGACGAGGTTCAGATACGAGAAGCAAGGGCCTACGGCGCTTCCGCGATTCTTCTCATCGTAAGAATTTTGACTCCGGAGCAAATCAAGACATTCTTAAAATCCGCTTCTTCTTTAGGAATGGACAGTCTTGTGGAAGTTCACACTTCGGAAGAAGCAAAGTTAGCCCTGGATTGCGGCGCGGAAATTATTGGAATCAATACGAGAGACTTGGACACGTTTCAAATTCATCAGAATCTTGTGGAGGAAGTTTCCTCTTTCTTGCCGCCTAACGTTATTAAGGTGGGGGAGTCCGGTGTTAAGAATCGTTCCGATCTGGATAACTTTCGAAAGCTCGTGGACGCCGCATTGATCGGAACCTATTTTATGGAAAAATCCGATATTCACAAAGCTTGGTTGGAGTTATTTTAG
- the rlmN gene encoding 23S rRNA (adenine(2503)-C(2))-methyltransferase RlmN — MTQETLGEVQTGKIPLKGRTLKELSDIMSSLGEKPFRAKQIYHGLYVNRYESWEQFTTFSKALKEKLEELCSLTRLHVAKHLKSVDGTQKFTFSSEPNNGKEFEAVWIPSGDGGRKTICISSQVGCTLNCKFCATAKLEFQGNLKAHEIVDQILQVERIVGDRATNVVFMGMGEPFHNYFNVIRAASILHDPDALNLGAKKITISTSGVVNGIRRFIENKEPYNFAISLNHPDPNGRKEIMDIEEKFALPELIQAAKDFTRELNRRITFEYVMIPGVNMGQENANKLVKIARSMDCKINVIPLNTEFFGWRRPTRNEVEEFIALLEPAGVPILNRRSPGKDIFGACGMLASKS, encoded by the coding sequence ATGACTCAAGAGACGCTCGGCGAAGTTCAAACCGGAAAGATTCCATTAAAAGGAAGAACCTTAAAAGAACTTTCGGATATCATGTCGTCTCTTGGCGAAAAACCCTTTCGCGCAAAACAGATCTATCACGGTCTCTATGTAAATCGTTACGAATCCTGGGAACAATTCACGACATTCTCCAAAGCGCTCAAAGAAAAGTTAGAAGAACTCTGTTCTCTTACTCGTCTTCACGTTGCAAAACATCTCAAGTCCGTAGACGGAACTCAAAAGTTTACCTTTAGTTCCGAGCCGAACAACGGAAAAGAATTCGAAGCGGTTTGGATTCCCTCCGGCGACGGAGGAAGAAAGACGATCTGTATTTCTTCCCAAGTGGGTTGTACTCTCAACTGTAAATTCTGCGCGACAGCAAAATTGGAGTTTCAAGGTAATCTCAAAGCTCACGAGATCGTAGATCAGATTCTCCAAGTGGAAAGAATCGTAGGCGATAGAGCGACTAACGTTGTTTTTATGGGAATGGGGGAACCGTTTCACAACTATTTCAACGTGATCCGCGCGGCTTCCATCCTTCACGATCCGGACGCTCTCAATCTGGGAGCAAAAAAAATCACGATCTCCACATCCGGGGTCGTCAACGGAATCAGACGTTTTATTGAAAATAAAGAACCTTATAACTTTGCGATCTCCCTCAATCATCCGGATCCAAACGGAAGAAAGGAAATCATGGATATCGAGGAAAAATTCGCACTTCCCGAACTCATACAAGCCGCGAAGGATTTTACGAGAGAATTGAATCGAAGAATCACTTTCGAATACGTTATGATTCCCGGCGTGAACATGGGCCAAGAGAACGCGAATAAGCTCGTGAAGATTGCGAGATCCATGGATTGTAAGATCAACGTGATTCCTCTCAATACCGAATTTTTCGGATGGAGAAGGCCGACGAGGAACGAGGTAGAAGAGTTCATCGCGCTCTTGGAACCGGCCGGAGTTCCGATTCTCAACCGAAGATCTCCCGGAAAAGATATTTTCGGGGCCTGTGGAATGCTCGCCTCAAAAAGTTGA
- a CDS encoding Cys-rich protein, with product MNPRRILLFLLLTILPFVSCQEYVQQKCSSACKFFVQCAVTTFKDVKVTELEKNQAMIDCESGCIREQSFVLPCFESETTCKGFNTCVLESGFMD from the coding sequence ATGAATCCGAGAAGAATTCTTCTTTTCCTCTTATTAACGATCTTACCTTTTGTTTCCTGTCAGGAATACGTTCAGCAAAAATGCAGCTCTGCTTGTAAGTTCTTTGTTCAGTGCGCGGTGACCACGTTTAAGGACGTGAAAGTTACCGAGCTGGAAAAGAATCAGGCGATGATCGACTGCGAGAGCGGTTGTATCCGAGAACAGAGTTTTGTCCTTCCCTGTTTCGAGTCCGAAACTACATGCAAAGGTTTTAATACCTGCGTCCTCGAATCCGGATTTATGGATTAA